One genomic window of Daphnia pulex isolate KAP4 chromosome 12, ASM2113471v1 includes the following:
- the LOC124209582 gene encoding polypeptide N-acetylgalactosaminyltransferase 1-like has product MMLRMLRARRRILKYPILLVVFGLIVFGIRQTRHDGSDSSGHPPAEPAINDGGLEKFNEIQKKIIQGLDAKPAKPPIIEQPFVEQKPEKVVPRKPIKSPANKFDLEIAADLNKIENGLGAGGKAVKLFGAELQEAEEIMKKEAFNLFISNRISYNRTLPDVRDSMCKGLTYDTILPSASVIIIFTNEAWSPLIRTIWSVINRSPHQFLKEILLIDDFSDRVELQGKLERYIETQLPSIVRLVRLKERQGLIRARLAGAKEATGEVIIFLDSHCEATLGWLEPLLQRIKEDKRAVLVPIIDVIDDKTLEYYHGSPESFQIGSFTWSGHFTWMDIPKREIKRRGSRVGPTNSPTMAGGLFAIDRQYFWDLGSYDEGMDVWGGENLEMSFRIWMCGGSLETIPCSRVGHIFRSFHPYTFPGNKDTHGINTARVVEVWMDDYKELFYMHRGDLKTIDIGDTSARKKLRKDLKCKSFKWYLENVLPDKFIMTEHSLGYGRVMNDAFGKQLCLDNLQRNEDQPYNLGQYPCHAQMAMSQVFALSKLGQLRREESCAEVQDNVSAEAPVKMAGCQVDPPEDQKWTLSENGEIIHQQTGKCLDRGDNMEQSDVTVRECNNGPSQIWKFDHFYKQ; this is encoded by the exons ATGATGCTGAGAATGCTACGAGCAAGAAGGAGGATCTTGAAATATCCTATTTTACTTGTTGTGTttggtttgattgtttttgggATACGCCAAACACGGCATGATGGATCTGACAGTTCAGGACATCCCCCAGCTGAACCAGCGATCAATGATGGAGGCTTGGAAAAGTttaatgaaatacaaaaaaaaatcattcaaggCCTAGATGCGAAGCCTGCTAAACCACCCATCATTGAACAACCATTTGTTGaacaaaaaccagaaaaagtgGTGCCACGGAAACCAATCAAAAGCCCTGCTAATAAGTTTGACTTGGAAATTGCTGCTGATCttaacaaaattgaaaatggcctTGGTGCTGGTGGCAAAGCGGTGAAGCTTTTTGGTGCAGAGCTGCAAGAGGCTGAAGAAATCATGAAGAAAGAAGCTTTTAATCTATTTATTAGTAATAGAATTTCTTACAACCGAACACTGCCTGACGTGAGAGATTCCATGTGCAAAGGACTTACCTACGACACGATATTACCTAGCGCTAGCGTTATCATTATTTTCACGAATGAAGCTTGGTCTCCGTTAATAAGGACTATTTGGAGCGTCATCAATCGATCTCCTCACCAATTCCTTAAAGAAATCTTGTTGATCGATGACTTCAGCGATCGTGTCGAGCTTCAAGGCAAGCTAGAGAGGTACATAGAAACACAACTCCCCTCCATAGTCAGGCTAGTCAGACTAAAAGAGAGGCAAGGTCTCATAAGAGCTCGGTTGGCAGGTGCAAAAGAAGCAACTGGAGAAGTCATCATATTCCTTGATTCTCACTGTGAG GCGACTCTTGGATGGTTAGAACCCTTACTACAGCGGATTAAAGAAGACAAGCGTGCAGTACTTGTGCCGATTATAGATGTTATTGACGATAAAACTTTAGAGTATTACCACGGATCTCCGGAAAGCTTTCAGATTGGTAGCTTTACGTGGTCGGGTCATTTTACGTGGATGGACATTCCCAAAAGAGAGATCAAACGCAGAGGCAGTCGAGTGGGACCCACCAACAGTCCGACGATG GCAGGGGGTCTCTTTGCTATTGACAGGCAGTATTTCTGGGATCTTG GGTCGTATGATGAAGGAATGGATGTATGGGGAGgtgaaaatttggaaatgtcCTTCAGAATTTGGATGTGTGGTGGCAGTCTCGAAACCATTCCCTGTAGCCGCGTTGGCCACATTTTCAGGTCTTTCCACCCGTACACATTCCCTG GTAACAAAGATACCCACGGAATTAACACTGCTCGCGTAGTAGAAGTCTGGATGGACGATTACAAAGAACTTTTCTACATGCATCGAggtgatttaaaaacaatcgaTATAGGCGATACCTCTGCACGCAAAAAACTGCGTAAAGATCTGAAATGTAAAAGTTTCAAGTGGTATCTTGAGAATGTTTTACCCGACAAGTTTATCATGACTGAACATTCGCTGGGTTACGGCagg GTTATGAATGACGCTTTTGGGAAGCAATTATGTCTGGACAACTTGCAGCGAAACGAAGACCAACCGTACAATTTAGGACAGTATCCTTGTCATGCTCAGATGGCTATGAGTCAA GTTTTCGCTTTAAGCAAGCTGGGCCAGTTGCGTCGCGAGGAATCGTGTGCCGAAGTACAAGATAACGTCTCTGCTGAAGCACCAGTCAAGATGGCAGGTTGCCAAGTGGATCCGCCAGAAGACCAAAAGTGGACGTTGTCTGAG AACGGTGAAATAATTCACCAGCAAACAGGCAAGTGCTTAGACAGAGGGGACAACATGGAACAGTCTGATGTTACCGTGCGAGAATGCAACAATGGTCCCTCACAAATCTGgaaatttgatcatttttacAAACAATGA
- the LOC124209581 gene encoding integral membrane protein GPR155-like isoform X1 produces MTPTESPSGGEVSFDNLYPALIECFAVILCGYVAGRLNIISATEAKGLNTFVGTFSLPSLIFMSMATLDLSSVNWEFLLAILLAKTSVFLVVLVITLLVTRPVDMSKSGLLAIFCTQSNDFALGYPIVAALYSQSHPAYPSYLYLMAPISLVILNPIAFLFMELGKRRAEMMSLALNPMNDSSNSNRQKPESTSYLILSILVKVLFNPVVFMTTLGIVGNLVFHQQLPIVLEGILKVFGSAFSAAALFLLGLRMVGQMHQFQGANLVIPCILICVKCLVLPIVTREFVAIIDAGADANETVDLSNFGFLYGTFPTAPGVFVYATHFGVDVDLVASAVTAGTFLSAPLMFISAKMLTLTNLSPSNYIQDLDSFLFDISIISLIATAWVIGIFIVGRKCNKIPHFFTLCLVISQFLGCFGVILWSSLGCCEKTWQLYLQFIFISLGVFGSRLWTALLALSLYFLRTRSLCFVLKLRPWFVGIGWGIPAIIATVLLSTVDTETDHAQKSDPNFQYGQTQAIVAVVILISSFLVTVTSLIMQQRYGKKYNEYQSLRIDDESDHASDPVPTQSTPPVLDIEDFGHILRRNGRARQPEETTGLLNPEISAAEDLPNASSTDLYSASDAEGGATEFCSSPNCDVTKQQQCVQIVKRYNSSPSEPEEAISPSDPHEEYQILRHIVLLLILSCSMFVGIALCMWTIIVERVSGIYLELLFFDGVLNYGQGFLVCMIFGFDNKLIVSPIMKRWRQFWDGAKSLGLPHSDAISPETKLTCEQFRTYHMNKCIADLVRDKRRRLKTYRSVFVGSDLVNWLIMVGLARDRLEAQRYGRHLVDGRVIKHIKSEYHFHDQPYFYTFLTSENTSNVSS; encoded by the exons ATGACACCAACAGAAAGCCCTTCAGGCGGGGAAGTTTCATTTGATAACTTATATCCAGCTCTAATAGAATGTTTCGCTGTGATTCTTTGTGG GTATGTGGCGGGAAGATTGAACATAATCTCAGCCACAGAAGCCAAAGGATTGAATACTTTCGTAGGAACCTTTTCTTTACCATCTCTTATTTTCATGTCTATGGCTACACTTGATCTTAGCTCAGTTAATTGGGAATTTTTACTTGCCATTCTTTTAGCAAAGACATCGGTTTTCCTTGTGGTTCTTGTGATAACACTACTTGTCACAAGACCTGTTGACATGTCAAAATCAGGGCTCCTTGCAATTTTTTGTACCCAGTCTAATGATTTTGCATTAGGCTATCCAATTGTAGCTGCCCTTTACAGCCAATCACATCCAGCATACCCTAGTTATTTATACCTGATGGCACCAATATCATTGGTAATTTTGAATCCTATAGCATTTCTTTTCATGGAATTGGGGAAGCGTAGAGCAGAGATGATGTCTCTAGCGCTTAATCCCATGAATGATTCCAGTAATTCTAACAGGCAGAAACCAGAGTCAACAAGTTACTTAATTTTAAGCATCCTAGTTAAAGTCCTCTTCAATCCCGTTGTTTTCATGACGACCCTTGGTATTGTGGGGAATCTGGTTTTCCATCAGCAATTACCAATTGTTCTTGAAGGAATTTTAAAG GTGTTCGGAAGTGCGTTCTCTGCAGCCGCACTCTTTCTTCTGGGATTACGAATGGTTGGTCAAATGCATCAGTTTCAGGGCGCCAATCTCGTAATACCTTGCATCTTAATTTGTGTTAAATG CTTGGTACTTCCTATAGTTACCAGAGAGTTCGTTGCCATTATTGATGCCGGCGCCGATGCTAATGAAACAGTAGACCTCTCTAATTTCGGTTTCCTGTATGGAACATTCCCAACGGCTCCGGGAGTATTTGTGTACGCTACACACTTTGGCGTGGATGTGGATCTAGTTGCCAGTGCAGTGACTGCCGGAACTTTTCTATCGGCCCCACTTATGTTCATTTCTGCCAAAATGTTGACTCTAACCAATTTGAGTCCATCCAACTACATTCAAGATTTAGATTCGTTCCTTTTCGATATCAGCATTATCAGTCTCATAGCCACG gCGTGGGTGATAGGCATTTTCATTGTCGGAAGGAAATGCAATAAGATTCCTCATTTCTTCACTCTCTGTTTAGTTATTTCTCAA TTCCTGGGATGTTTTGGCGTGATTTTGTGGTCCTCGCTTGGGTGTTGTGAGAAAACTTGGCAGCTTTACTTGCAGTTTATCTTCATATCCTTAGGAGTTTTCGGTTCACGTTTGTGGACCGCGCTACTTGCcctctctctttatttcctCCGTACTCGCAGTTTGTGCTTCGTCCTCAAACTAAGACCATGGTTTGTCGGCATTGGCTGGGGTATTCCTGCTATAATTGCAACCGTTCTACTCTCAACTGTCGACACGGAAACTGATCACGCTCAGAAATCTGACCCTAATTTTCAATACGGTCAAACGCAAGCGATTGTGGCAGTTGTGATTCTTATTTCATCGTTCCTAG TTACCGTAACCAGCCTTATCATGCAGCAGCGATATGGGAAGAAATACAATGAATACCAGTCACTTCGTATAGATGACGAATCGGATCACGCTAGTGATCCAGTCCCAACGCAATCTACCCCTCCTGTTTTAGACATTGAAGACTTTGGGCATATTTTACGGAGAAACG GGCGCGCAAGACAACCAGAGGAGACGACGGGTCTCTTAAACCCGGAGATAAGTGCAGCAGAGGATTTACCCAACGCATCGTCTACTGATCTATATTCCGCTAGCGACGCAGAAGG AGGTGCGACAGAATTTTGTTCTTCTCCAAACTGTGACGTTACTAAACAACAGCAGTGCGTGCAAATAGTTAAGCGCTACAATTCATCGCCTTCGGAACCAGAGGAAGCGATTTCTCCCAGCGATCCACACGAGGAGTATCAGATCCTTCGGCACATTGTGCTCTTACTTATCCTTTCCTGCTCGATGTTTGTC ggtaTCGCTCTTTGTATGTGGACCATCATTGTAGAAAGAGTTAGTGGTATTTACCTAGAGCTGCTCTTCTTTGACGGCGTTTTAAACTATGGACAAGGGTTTTTGGTCTGTATGATATTCGGCTTCGACAACAAACTGATTGTGTCGCCGATAATGAAGAG gTGGCGTCAATTCTGGGACGGAGCGAAATCTTTGGGTCTACCTCACTCTGATGCCATCAGTCCTGAAACCAAATTAACTTGTGAGCAGTTCCGCACCTATCACATGAACAAGTGCATCGCAGATCTTGTTCGGGACAAACG GAGACGTTTGAAAACGTACCGAAGCGTGTTCGTTGGATCAGACCTGGTGAATTGGTTGATCATGGTTGGTCTTGCTCGTGACAGATTGGAAGCCCAACGTTATGGACGTCATTTGGTTGACGGTCGTGTCATCAAACATATTAAAAGCGAGTATCACTTCCACGATCAACCCTACTTCTACACCTTCTTAACTTCAGAAAACACAAGCAACGTATCATCTTAA
- the LOC124209581 gene encoding integral membrane protein GPR155-like isoform X2, whose amino-acid sequence MTTLGIVGNLVFHQQLPIVLEGILKVFGSAFSAAALFLLGLRMVGQMHQFQGANLVIPCILICVKCLVLPIVTREFVAIIDAGADANETVDLSNFGFLYGTFPTAPGVFVYATHFGVDVDLVASAVTAGTFLSAPLMFISAKMLTLTNLSPSNYIQDLDSFLFDISIISLIATAWVIGIFIVGRKCNKIPHFFTLCLVISQFLGCFGVILWSSLGCCEKTWQLYLQFIFISLGVFGSRLWTALLALSLYFLRTRSLCFVLKLRPWFVGIGWGIPAIIATVLLSTVDTETDHAQKSDPNFQYGQTQAIVAVVILISSFLVTVTSLIMQQRYGKKYNEYQSLRIDDESDHASDPVPTQSTPPVLDIEDFGHILRRNGRARQPEETTGLLNPEISAAEDLPNASSTDLYSASDAEGGATEFCSSPNCDVTKQQQCVQIVKRYNSSPSEPEEAISPSDPHEEYQILRHIVLLLILSCSMFVGIALCMWTIIVERVSGIYLELLFFDGVLNYGQGFLVCMIFGFDNKLIVSPIMKRWRQFWDGAKSLGLPHSDAISPETKLTCEQFRTYHMNKCIADLVRDKRRRLKTYRSVFVGSDLVNWLIMVGLARDRLEAQRYGRHLVDGRVIKHIKSEYHFHDQPYFYTFLTSENTSNVSS is encoded by the exons ATGACGACCCTTGGTATTGTGGGGAATCTGGTTTTCCATCAGCAATTACCAATTGTTCTTGAAGGAATTTTAAAG GTGTTCGGAAGTGCGTTCTCTGCAGCCGCACTCTTTCTTCTGGGATTACGAATGGTTGGTCAAATGCATCAGTTTCAGGGCGCCAATCTCGTAATACCTTGCATCTTAATTTGTGTTAAATG CTTGGTACTTCCTATAGTTACCAGAGAGTTCGTTGCCATTATTGATGCCGGCGCCGATGCTAATGAAACAGTAGACCTCTCTAATTTCGGTTTCCTGTATGGAACATTCCCAACGGCTCCGGGAGTATTTGTGTACGCTACACACTTTGGCGTGGATGTGGATCTAGTTGCCAGTGCAGTGACTGCCGGAACTTTTCTATCGGCCCCACTTATGTTCATTTCTGCCAAAATGTTGACTCTAACCAATTTGAGTCCATCCAACTACATTCAAGATTTAGATTCGTTCCTTTTCGATATCAGCATTATCAGTCTCATAGCCACG gCGTGGGTGATAGGCATTTTCATTGTCGGAAGGAAATGCAATAAGATTCCTCATTTCTTCACTCTCTGTTTAGTTATTTCTCAA TTCCTGGGATGTTTTGGCGTGATTTTGTGGTCCTCGCTTGGGTGTTGTGAGAAAACTTGGCAGCTTTACTTGCAGTTTATCTTCATATCCTTAGGAGTTTTCGGTTCACGTTTGTGGACCGCGCTACTTGCcctctctctttatttcctCCGTACTCGCAGTTTGTGCTTCGTCCTCAAACTAAGACCATGGTTTGTCGGCATTGGCTGGGGTATTCCTGCTATAATTGCAACCGTTCTACTCTCAACTGTCGACACGGAAACTGATCACGCTCAGAAATCTGACCCTAATTTTCAATACGGTCAAACGCAAGCGATTGTGGCAGTTGTGATTCTTATTTCATCGTTCCTAG TTACCGTAACCAGCCTTATCATGCAGCAGCGATATGGGAAGAAATACAATGAATACCAGTCACTTCGTATAGATGACGAATCGGATCACGCTAGTGATCCAGTCCCAACGCAATCTACCCCTCCTGTTTTAGACATTGAAGACTTTGGGCATATTTTACGGAGAAACG GGCGCGCAAGACAACCAGAGGAGACGACGGGTCTCTTAAACCCGGAGATAAGTGCAGCAGAGGATTTACCCAACGCATCGTCTACTGATCTATATTCCGCTAGCGACGCAGAAGG AGGTGCGACAGAATTTTGTTCTTCTCCAAACTGTGACGTTACTAAACAACAGCAGTGCGTGCAAATAGTTAAGCGCTACAATTCATCGCCTTCGGAACCAGAGGAAGCGATTTCTCCCAGCGATCCACACGAGGAGTATCAGATCCTTCGGCACATTGTGCTCTTACTTATCCTTTCCTGCTCGATGTTTGTC ggtaTCGCTCTTTGTATGTGGACCATCATTGTAGAAAGAGTTAGTGGTATTTACCTAGAGCTGCTCTTCTTTGACGGCGTTTTAAACTATGGACAAGGGTTTTTGGTCTGTATGATATTCGGCTTCGACAACAAACTGATTGTGTCGCCGATAATGAAGAG gTGGCGTCAATTCTGGGACGGAGCGAAATCTTTGGGTCTACCTCACTCTGATGCCATCAGTCCTGAAACCAAATTAACTTGTGAGCAGTTCCGCACCTATCACATGAACAAGTGCATCGCAGATCTTGTTCGGGACAAACG GAGACGTTTGAAAACGTACCGAAGCGTGTTCGTTGGATCAGACCTGGTGAATTGGTTGATCATGGTTGGTCTTGCTCGTGACAGATTGGAAGCCCAACGTTATGGACGTCATTTGGTTGACGGTCGTGTCATCAAACATATTAAAAGCGAGTATCACTTCCACGATCAACCCTACTTCTACACCTTCTTAACTTCAGAAAACACAAGCAACGTATCATCTTAA
- the LOC124209585 gene encoding DNA-directed RNA polymerase II subunit RPB4-like isoform X2, with the protein MAAATEISDEDAAVLQFPKEFENAETLLISEVHMLLDHRKLQNESAEDEQELSEVFMKTLNYTQRFSKFKNRETIAAIRSLLMQKKLHKFELAALANLCPESPEEAKSLIPSLEGRFEDEELRQILEDIQTKRSFQY; encoded by the exons atggcggCCGCCACAGAGATCAGTGACGAAGATGCCGCTGTTTTGCAGTTcccaaaag AGTTCGAGAATGCGGAAACATTGCTGATATCTGAAGTCCACATGTTGCTGGACCATCGTAAATTACAGAATGAAAGCGCAGAGGACGAGCAGGAACTGTCGGAAGTCTTTATGAAGACGCTTAATTACACTCAGCGCTTTAGCAAGTTCAAGAATCGTGAGACTATCGCCGCCATTCGCAG TTTGCTGATGCAGAAAAAATTGCACAAATTCGAACTGGCAGCTCTGGCTAATTTGTGCCCGGAAAGCCCTGAAGAGGCCAAATCTCTCATTCCCAG TCTTGAAGGCCGATTTGAAGACGAAGAACTCCGACAGATTCTGGAAGATATTCAAACCAAGCGAAGCTTCCAATATTGA
- the LOC124209585 gene encoding transcriptional adapter 2-alpha-like isoform X1 gives MAAATEISDEDAAVLQFPKEMSTDEPCGNVWPATDCSQTRVCFICQTPLTGVYIRCEECVRVDLCPTCFAKGKESNHHLNNHSYRVIRDDFYLFDNWTAREELTLLDQLSTHGPSNWTEVAKRSKASPEECANHYNKWYLEDPVEPLPRPKSPERLYRPQPIVYRTGTHDPPRPVPGSVYHRDMAGYCAARGDFQVEAFQNAEFDVASLQDETKPDPDEEIDQEALELERALAVAVVQVYNDKLRERFRKKRIVQEHGLINFHRHLAARYRYDSTLTHRICERLSVFSQVFKFQDHCSLFEGLHGHVELRQRIQQLQRYRHLGIKTLASAKIYTQLQARREKHMKQWKQFSANLHVAFPVQQQHQQLVTSALLQGSNGNVLVSPAGPFPQQRRSAPPLDIVGLPGYDKLNEGERQLCSVSRLVPESYMEFRNILIAECRNRKGIRLAQARTLIKIDVNKTRKIFDFLLEEKLIYFPA, from the exons atggcggCCGCCACAGAGATCAGTGACGAAGATGCCGCTGTTTTGCAGTTcccaaaag AAATGTCGACTGATGAACCATGTGGAAATGTGTGGCCGGCGACAGATTGTTCCCAGACTCGAGTGTGTTTCATTTGTCAGACCCCTCTGACTGGAGTTTACATCAGGTGCGAGGAGTGTGTCAGAGTGGACTTGTGCCCAACGTGCTTTGCCAAGGGAAAGGAAAGCAATCACCATTTGAACAATCACAGCTACAGGGTCATACGAGATGATTTCTACCTCTTTGACAACTGGACTGCTCGGGAAGAACTCACTTTGCTGGATCAGTTGTCTACGCATGGGCCATCAAATTGGACGGAGGTTGCCAAACGCTCCAAAGCCAGTCCTGAAGAATGTGCAAACCACTATAACAAGTGGTACCTTGAAGACCCAGTGGAACCTCTACCAAGACCGAAAAGTCCAGAGAGACTGTACAGGCCTCAGCCTATCGTCTACAGAACCGGAACTCACGACCCCCCTAGGCCTGTTCCTGGATCAGTTTACCACAGAGACATGGCCGGTTACTGTGCTGCTCGAGGAGATTTCCAAGTGGAAGCCTTCCAGAATGCAGAATTTGACGTGGCGTCGTTACAGGATGAAACGAAACCCGATCCCGACGAAGAAATCGACCAAGAGGCTTTAGAACTCGAACGTGCATTGGCCGTGGCCGTGGTGCAAGTGTACAACGACAAGTTGCGCGAGAGATTTCGAAAGAAACGTATCGTCCAGGAACACGGGTTGATCAATTTTCATCGTCATTTGGCGGCTCGTTATCGCTACGACTCTACGCTGACACATCGCATTTGTGAGCGTCTCTCGGTGTTTTCCCAGGTGTTCAAATTTCAAGACCACTGCAGTCTCTTTGAAGGCTTGCACGGACATGTCGAGTTGCGGCAGCGAATCCAGCAGCTGCAAAGGTACCGCCACTTGGGGATCAAGACTCTGGCGTCGGCCAAAATCTACACGCAGCTTCAGGCTCGTCGTGAGAAGCACATGAAGCAGTGGAAGCAGTTTTCGGCCAACCTTCACGTGGCGTTccccgtccagcagcagcaccaacagTTGGTGACCTCAGCCCTGCTTCAAGGAAGCAACGGCAACGTTCTAGTCAGCCCGGCTGGCCCTTTCCCACAGCAGCGAAGGAGCGCACCGCCGCTGGACATTGTCGGTCTGCCCGGTTACGACAAATTGAACGAAGGCGAACGTCAGTTGTGCTCCGTTTCACGTCTCGTTCCCGAGTCGTACATGGAATTTCGAAACATTCTCATCGCCGAGTGCCGCAACCGCAAAGGCATTCGGCTGGCTCAGGCCAGGACGTTGATCAAGATTGATGTGAACAAGACGCGCAAGATCTTTGATTTCCTCCTAGAAGAGAAACTAATCTACTTCCCCGCTTGA